From Alloacidobacterium dinghuense:
CGAGTCGGGCACCGCGACTGGGGTTTTAGGATCGAGCGTCGTCTCTTCGAGCAGGCTTTCGTATTGTGGAGCGGCATCGTCAAAGATTTGCAGCAGCTCTTCATTTTCGTAAAGCTTGTGCTTCTGAATGTCGGCAACGAGCATCTCGCCGGGACCGAGGCGGCCGCTGTGCACAATCTTCTCCGGGTCGAGATCGACCAGGCCAGCCTCGGAACCAACCACAACCAGATCATCTTCGGTTACGAAGAATCGACAAGGCCGTAGACCGTTGCGATCAAGTGCCGCGCCTACAAAGCGTCCGTCTGTAAAGGAAAGTGCCGCCGGCCCGTCCCATGGCTCAAGGCAATCTTCGTTGTATGCGAAAAAGGCCGAATTCCCCTTATCTTGTGCGGGCGGTAACAGCAGGCGCACGGACTCCGCGATCGTTCTGCCGTTGTGCGCCAACAGCTCAAGAATCTCATCGAGACTGGTTGAATCGGAGCCGTCGGGCGAAAAGATCGGCTTCAACTCGTCGGAAAGCGTTGCAGCGCGGGCATCCATGCGCGCGCGGTTTCCCCACACCGTATTGATCTCACCATTATGGGCCAGCATGCGGAAGGGCTGCGCGCGATCCCAGGATGGAGCTACGTTGGTGGCATAGCGTTGATGAAAGACAGCAAATGGCGTCGTGAATTGCGGGTCGGCGAGGTCCGGATAAAACTCGGGCAAGAGGCGCCCAGCGCACATGCTTTTGTAGATCATCGTTGTCGATGAAAGCGAGCACAGATAACCCGATGCACCACTGCGCTCGAACTGCTTACGGGCGAGGTACAGACGTCGATTCAGATGATCGGCATCTTTCGAGGTGATCAGAACATGGCGAATCACTGGCATTGTCGACAATGCGATTTCGCCCAGGGTCTCAGGCTTTGTGGGCACTTCTCGCCATGCGAGCACTTCGCAATTCTGGCTGGCAAGAGCATCCTCAAGTTCCGCGTGAGCTTCCGGCACATCCGGTGGAAAGAAAACAACGCCAACAGCGAAAGGCATCTCGGCTGCGAGAGTGGCTCCAGTAGAAGCCAACAAAAAGTTGCGCGGAATCGCCGTGCAAATACCAACGCCGTCGCTTGACTTACCGTCGGCGGCAACCGCCCCGCGGTGAGCTAGACGGGCAAGCGCAGTAAGCGCCTTCGTGAGAATGTCATGTGAGGGCTGGTTGCTGAGGGTGGCGACAAAGCCTACTCCGCACGAATCATGTTCGAAGCGCGGATCTATGAGAGAGGGTTGGGCTGGGACGGGAGAGACACCTTTGCGCCCCGGTGGCACCGGAGAATTAAAAAAAGTTATGTAGCCCATAGGTAACTATACGACCCTTTTCTCTGGCAAGGGCCAGAAAATTTTCACTGAAATCACCGATTCACGGACCGATGAAATCGCTCCTGCGGTTTCTTTTATAGCTGCGAGAAAAATCTTTTATGAGAAGAGTTGACAAACACTATATGCATATTTATACAATAGATTTGTATTTTTATGCAAAGCGAGGCGCGGCCAGTTTAGCCGCGTTTTTTCAGTTTGAGTAAAACAGAAAGACACAATGCGATCCGCGAGCTGGTAGCTGCAGCAGCTATCTCTAATCAAGAGGAGCTGCGCCGCAAGTTGATAAAGCGTGGTTTTGATGTCACGCAGGCCACCGTGTCGCGGGATATTCATGAATTGCGCCTCTTTAAGGGACCGAACGGTTACGCACTGCCAAGCGGTAACGGTAATGGGCGCAATGAGGACGAAGATCTTCCCTCGATTCACGATGTGTTAAGCAGCTTCGGGCTAAAAGTGAATCAGGCGCTGAACCAGCTTGTCCTGATTACAACCAGCGGCAGCGCGCAGGCGGTAGCTCTGGGCATCGACCACGAAGACTGGTCCGAGGTAGTCGGGACGCTCGCCGGAGACGACACGGTATTGATCATTTGCCCGGATCTGAAACGAGCCTCTCAATTGCGTGCTCGTCTCGAAGAAATGATCGGGTAACAAGCTTATAGATTAGAGATGAAGAAGACTTTACAAACTGCGGTAATGGGAGTGACGGGATATGCCGGCTTGGAACTGGCGCGTCTGCTGCTGCGTCATCCGAAGCTGCAAGGCAGCTCGCCTTTGTTCCTTGGACGCGCAGAAGCAACAGCCCATGCAACGCCTCTGACAGACCTGCATCCTCATTTACTCGACAACAATGGGTCTCGCTCATTGAAGCTTGAACCATTTTCATGGGGGCTGCTTAGAGACCGTGGGGTCGACGTACTCTTTCTGGCGACACCGCATGAGCAATCGCGCGAATTGGCTCCCGCAGCGATCGAGCACGGGCTCCGCGTCATAGACCTGAGTGGTGCATGGCGGCTGGATGACGCGCAAAACCGTTCCGTTTATAAATTCGAAGACGAAGGTTCGGCGACGGCAGTATCGGTGCAAACGAAGAGTGTTTACGGTATGCCGGAGCTGCATCGTGGCGAGATCAAAGACGCAGTACTGGTTGCGAACCCCGGTTGCTTTGCAACGTCCGTCATCCTGGCTCTTAAACCCTTGCAGGCTCAAGGCTGGATCGATCTTGATCGTGGCATCGTCAGCGATTCGAAGTCCGGTGTTTCGGGTGCAGGAAAAACGCCGTCTGCCAAGACGCATTTTATGCACGCTGCGGACAATCTCTCCGCTTATGGCGTATTCGGCCATCGACATACTGGAGAATTGCTCGAACAGCTCGATCTGCTGCCCGAGCAAGTTATCTTCACGCCGCATCTGCTGCCGATTCCGCGCGGCATTCTTTCGACCATTTATGTGTCATTTAAGGATGCCAAGCAGGCAACAGAGATCGAGGCTTGCTATCGCGAGTTTTACAGGGACAGCCCGATGGTCCGGGTCTTCCCCTCTGGACAGTTGCCCCAGATTCAATATTCGGTACGCACGAACTACTGCGATATCGGTTTCCACCTGGCTCCCGATGGACGACGATGCGTGATCGTGTCCTGCCTGGACAACCTGCTGAAGGGCGCTGCCGGACAGGCAGTGCAAAACCTGAACGTAATGTATGGATGGAACGAATCGGAGGGGCTGGCGTGAAATACGTTGTCAAACTTGGCGGTGCGGCCCTTGAGAATCCAGAGTTGTGCGAAAGCTGCGCCAAAGCCATTGCCGAATTGGTGAAAGACGGAAACCAGGTGGCTTTGGTACACGGCGGCGGCGTGCAGCTGACGAAGACACTCAAGCTATTGGGGAAGCAAAGCGAATTTATCGCGGGTCTGCGCGTCACCGACGCCGAGACGCGCGACACGGCCCTGATGGTTCTGAGCGGGCGCGTGAATAAATCGCTGGTCGCTTCACTCGGGGGTCATGGACAGGCTGCCGTCGGACTCTGCGGCGGTGACGGCTTGATCTTCCGCGCGCGTAAAAAGAGAACGGCACCCGATCTCGGCTTCGTTGGAGAGATCGTCGCATCCGACACACGCTGGCTGGAGGCGATCTGGAAAATGGGCGCAGTGCCGGTCATTTCAAGTCTCGCTCTCGGATTCGACGGCGAGTATTACAACATCAATGCGGACGAAATGGCCGCCGCGTGCGCAGCTGCCTGCAAGGCGGATGCGCTTGTTTTCCTCACCGATGTACCCGGCGTTCGGGATGCTAATGGCGAAGTGATGCGCTGGCTGAGTGTGGACCGGATTGCGGCTCTTACAAATGATGCCGTAATCAGCGGCGGAATGCTGCCAAAGCTCAGCGCCTGTCGCGAAGCACTCTTGCAAGGAGTCAAGCGCGTACGCATCCTGCCCGCGGAATTGGCCGGCGTGTTGCCCGATCTATGCAGCACGCGCGTTGCCCACGGCACAGAAGTAATGGTCGCATAGGAGATTCAGAATGAAGCTGGATGCAATTCAGGCAGCCGAGGCAAAACTGCTGCTTACAACTTACGAGCGCAATCCGATTCTCTTTGTTCGCGGAGACGGTGTTCACCTCATTGACGAAAAGGGTGATCGCTACCTCGACCTGCTCAGTGGCATTGGCGTCAACGCGCTCGGCTATGGCCATCCTGCAATTGAGAGTGCCATCGCAGAACAGAGCAAGAAGCTGATTCACATTTCGAATCTCTTTTTCCATGAAGGGCAAGCTGAACTTGCTTTGCGCCTCACGGGTGCAAGTGGGTTGGATCGCGCCTTCTTCTCAAATAGCGGCACAGAAGCATGGGAAGCGGCGCTCAAACTTGCGCGCGCCTACGCAGGCATGAAGCGCAGCGAAGGCAAGCACCTGGGAACCAGGTTTCTTGCGCTAGAACAGAGCTTCCATGGGCGCACGATGGGATCGGTCGCGACCACGTACAAAGAAAAGTATCGAGAGCCATTTGCTCCTGTGATGCCGGACGTGGACTTTGTTCGCTTTAACGATGTTAAAGATCTGAAGGCAAACTTTTCAAGCGACGTCTGCGCAGTTTTGCTCGAGGCAGTCCAAGGTGAA
This genomic window contains:
- a CDS encoding arginine repressor, yielding MSKTERHNAIRELVAAAAISNQEELRRKLIKRGFDVTQATVSRDIHELRLFKGPNGYALPSGNGNGRNEDEDLPSIHDVLSSFGLKVNQALNQLVLITTSGSAQAVALGIDHEDWSEVVGTLAGDDTVLIICPDLKRASQLRARLEEMIG
- the argC gene encoding N-acetyl-gamma-glutamyl-phosphate reductase; the protein is MKKTLQTAVMGVTGYAGLELARLLLRHPKLQGSSPLFLGRAEATAHATPLTDLHPHLLDNNGSRSLKLEPFSWGLLRDRGVDVLFLATPHEQSRELAPAAIEHGLRVIDLSGAWRLDDAQNRSVYKFEDEGSATAVSVQTKSVYGMPELHRGEIKDAVLVANPGCFATSVILALKPLQAQGWIDLDRGIVSDSKSGVSGAGKTPSAKTHFMHAADNLSAYGVFGHRHTGELLEQLDLLPEQVIFTPHLLPIPRGILSTIYVSFKDAKQATEIEACYREFYRDSPMVRVFPSGQLPQIQYSVRTNYCDIGFHLAPDGRRCVIVSCLDNLLKGAAGQAVQNLNVMYGWNESEGLA
- the argB gene encoding acetylglutamate kinase, translating into MKYVVKLGGAALENPELCESCAKAIAELVKDGNQVALVHGGGVQLTKTLKLLGKQSEFIAGLRVTDAETRDTALMVLSGRVNKSLVASLGGHGQAAVGLCGGDGLIFRARKKRTAPDLGFVGEIVASDTRWLEAIWKMGAVPVISSLALGFDGEYYNINADEMAAACAAACKADALVFLTDVPGVRDANGEVMRWLSVDRIAALTNDAVISGGMLPKLSACREALLQGVKRVRILPAELAGVLPDLCSTRVAHGTEVMVA